In Solea senegalensis isolate Sse05_10M linkage group LG18, IFAPA_SoseM_1, whole genome shotgun sequence, a single window of DNA contains:
- the itgb4 gene encoding integrin beta-4 isoform X1, translated as MGRWTLHLSVGLGLLAVLLTSCYAEENYCFAARTKTCSECLQAGEGCAYCPDETFNGPRCDLRVNILAHGCMAGSVITIQSSVKTIKAQMINTALQQSQVSPQMMAMSFLPGEEKMVDVEVFAPTKGPLDLYILMDFSNSMADDLDNLKKMGNQLASVVGTLSDNFTIGFGKFVDKVIEPQTDMRPAKLKTPWPNSDPPFSFQNVIKLTGNVKEFTNKLQKERISGNLDAPEGGFDAILQAAVCGEQIGWRKHSTHLLVFSTESAFHYEADGVNVLAGILKRNDKACHLDKEGKYTEDKNQDYPSIPTLVDILGKHNIIPIFAVTNHSYTYYQKLKEYFPIAEVGQLQEDSSNILQVMSKAFESIRSKMSIRAVDRPKAFEAEFLSTSGVVAEHNTFDFKPGAIGNFRMRLKAQRMIDGTPVCQTGVDEKQGMMKIKPTTFSTALNVDASVLCPTCECEKFASIKSPRCHGNGDLVCGKCRCYDGWLSTFCNCSAVSSALDTSQCLGPDMKEPCSGRGDCLECGTCMCYKPEQFEGPYCQYDKTNCQRFGGFLCNERGSCIMGRCACIEGWEGKACECPKSNETCLDDKGGICNDRGLCECGRCKCHNLDIDMSATCEPNFEAQLGTCEATRECVQCRAWKTGKKTEDECAKCPFKIVMVDKLKDRELVRDSCSFRDEDNDCTYYYTAENPKDPKEGILELQVLEKRDCPPASLLWLLPLLLFLLLLLALLLLCCWKYCACCKTCCQSCLALLPCCRRGRMVGFKEDEYLLRQSLLTSDHLDTPMVRTGPPKGTDVVRWKITDNVHRGPNHPQNLIKPNPKESIQYPVSLRLNRLFSENLSRPESRDAEQLRKEVADNLNEVYKQIPGAQKVQKTAFRLQRNAGKRQDYTIMDTVLSAPRSSYPDIVKLTEKNVQSGHFQDLRVVPGYYTVATDREAAGAVEFQENVESVDVHVPLFVKDEDDDKKQLLVEAVDVPLGIAEIGKRLVNITIIKEHATSVFSFLQPAYTYSRQDGVANIPISREIIEDGRTQVTYRSRDLTAKDKKDYITVEGDLTYGPGETQKLVPVRLLELSEKDGLLEDKQVKQFVMDLSNPRQGAKLGRYPRTTVTIADQPDPSVLMFKKATQNFSTSDPNYIIPVVRTRNPDSPATVKWRTRKAQRFDISGPLKFGPGETEKNIVIDPKAYPGPIHPETFQVELFEPSGNASIGERKTTIINVTDGAPKSPEISQLQNKGFVVPKTSTPGGLLLAPGNPKARATGPRNIRLNWEPPPGNPLGYKVKYWIYGDPEKDATVLDVKTPQAELTDLYPYCDYEMRVCAYNAMGDGYNTDMIPCQTLEDAPGEPGRLAFNVISPTVTQVSWAEPAETNGNITAYEVIYTPISDDMKPVGTAKKVKIDNPKKRMLLIENLQNGQTYQYKVRAKNNVGWGPFKDATINLASQPTRPLSIPIIPDIPIVDAEAGDEYDSFLMYSNEVLKSPGGSKTPSVSGDDFMMNGKWEQNFLFPGGSATRNLSASSSPMSTLSSNYRGAGGSSFTTETTTTYLPGPGGTRMIGGGVQTTDVIMRKRSENRGYADENIRDSIVMGDLQSKFPDLGGFGYSGMQSNSQSQFSYSLSQGSRARTPSSDVHEALYNLDRVLHDARLSPGVPDTPSRLVFSALGPTALKVSWQEPHCEKDILGYCVLYQLLNGGDMKRINITNPAENSVIIQDLLPNHSYLFKVKAQSQEGWGPEREGVITIESAVDPKSPLSPMPGSPFTLSTPSAPGPLVFTALSPDSLQLSWEKPRKPNGDILGYVVTCEQLHGGGDVRSFQVSGNSAETSLTVPNLTENVPYKFKVQARTTQGFGPEREGIITIESQDGGALSQYNNQSMTRREVFHMPTDISTRTNISHTMLNDPFYSEGMMMTTQHTETSGMVTRQITKEVVQREVLGGTTVTKKMFYES; from the exons ATGGGGAGATGGACGTTACATCTCTCGGTGGGACTCGGGCTTCTGGCCGTCCTGTTGACATCCTGTTACGCCGAAG AGAACTACTGCTTTGCTGCCAGGACTAAGACCTGCTCCGAGTGCCTGCAGGCTGGGGAGGGCTGTGCCTACTGTCCCGATGAG ACCTTTAATGGTCCTCGCTGTGACCTGCGCGTCAATATACTCGCCCATGGCTGCATGGCTGGATCTGTGATCACCATTCAAAGCAGTGTGAAGACCATTAAG GCTCAAATGATCAACACAGCGCTTCAGCAGTCTCAGGTGTCACCACAGATGATGGCCATGAGCTTCCTGCcaggagaggagaagatggTGGACGTGGAAGTGTTTGCTCCAACCAAAGGTCCTCTGGATCTCTATATTCTTATGGACTTCTCCAACTCCATGGCTGACGATTTGGACAACTTGAAGAAGATGGGCAACCAGCTTG CTTCGGTGGTGGGAACGCTGTCTGATAACTTCACCATCGGCTTTGGCaagtttgtggacaaagtgATTGAGCCGCAGACGGACATGAGACCCGCGaa ACTCAAAACACCGTGGCCCAACAGCGATCCTCCATTCTCGTTCCAAAATGTCATCAAGCTGACAGGCAACGTGAAGGAGTTCACCAATAAGCTGCAGAAGGAGAGAATCTCTGGAAACCTGGATGCTCCTGAAGGCGGGTTTGATGCCATATTGCAGGCTGCGGTGTGTGGG GAGCAGATCGGTTGGCGGAAGCACAGCACGCACCTCCTGGTTTTCTCCACTGAGTCAGCCTTCCACTACGAGGCTGACGGCGTCAACGTGCTGGCCGGCATCCTCAAACGCAACGACAAGGCCTGCCATCTGGACAAAGAAGGCAAATACACAGAGGATAAAAATCAGGACTACCCTTCCATACCCACACTGGTTGATATTCTGGGCAAACACAACATCATCCCCATCTTTGCTGTCACCAACCACTCTTACACGTACTACCAG AAACTTAAAGAGTATTTCCCCATTGCTGAGGTCGGTCAGCTGCAAGAGGACTCATCCAACATCCTGCAGGTCATGTCGAAAGCCTTCGAG AGTATCCGTTCTAAGATGAGCATCCGTGCAGTGGACAGACCCAAGGCATTTGAGGCTGAGTTCTTGTCCACCAGTGGAGTAGTTGCAGAGCATAATACTTTTGATTTCAAGCCAGGAGCAATA GGCAACTTCAGGATGCGTCTCAAAGCCCAGAGGATGATCGACGGGACGCCCGTGTGTCAGACGGGTGTGGATGAAAAACAAgggatgatgaaaataaagccCACGACTTTTAGCACCGCCCTTAACGTGGACGCCTCGGTTTTGTGTCCAACCTGCGAATGTGAGAAG TTTGCATCTATTAAATCACCCAGATGCCATGGCAACGGAGACCTGGTTTGTGGGAAGTGTCGCTGTTATGATGGATG GCTGAGTACATTCTGTAACTGCTCTGCGGTCAGCTCGGCTCTGGACACCAGCCAATGCCTAGGCCCGGACATGAAGGAGCCCTGCTCAGGCCGCGGAGACTGCCTCGAGTGTGGGACGTGCATGTGCTACAAACCGGAGCAGTTTGAAGGGCCCTACTGTCAGTACGACAAGACCAACTGTCAAAGATTTGGAGGCTTCCTCTGCAACG AACGCGGCTCTTGCATTATGGGTCGCTGTGCGTGTATAGAAGGCTGGGAGGGAAAAGCCTGCGAGTGTCCCAAGAGCAATGAGACCTGCCTGGATGACAAGGGG GGTATCTGCAACGACCGAGGTCTGTGTGAATGCGGCCGCTGCAAGTGTCATAACCTTGACATCGACATGAGTGCAACTTGTGAGCCCAACTTTGAG GCCCAGCTAGGCACGTGCGAGGCTACGAGAGAATGCGTGCAGTGTCGAGCCTGGAAGACAGGGAAGAAAACTGAGGATGAGTGCGCTAAGTGCCCCTTCAAAATTGTCATGGTGGACAAACTCAAAGACC ggGAGTTGGTGCGTGACTCGTGCAGTTTCCGCGACGAGGACAACGACTGTACGTACTACTACACTGCTGAAAACCCCAAAGATCCGAAGGAAGGAATCTTGGAGCTTCAGGTGCTGGAAAAGAGAG ATTGTCCCCCTGCCAGCCTCCTGTGGTtgctccctctcctcctgttcctgttgttgctgctcgcacttctgctgctctgctgctggaaatACTGTGCGTGCTGTAAAACCTGCTGTCAG AGCTGCCTTGCCCTGCTGCCCTGCTGTCGTAGAG GTCGCATGGTCGGCTTCAAGGAGGATGAGTATTTGCTCCGTCAGTCTCTGCTCACCTCGGACCACCTGGACACACCCATGGTGAGGACCGGCCCACCGAAAGGAACGGATGTGGTTCGCTGGAAGATCACAGATAATGTTCACCGAGGACCAAATCACCCCCAGAATCTGATAAAGCCTAATCCTAAAGAAAGCA tCCAGTACCCAGTCTCTCTGCGGCTGAACAGGTTGTTCTCTGAGAACTTGTCTCGCCCGGAATCCAGAGACGCAGAGCAACTCCGCAAGGAAGTGGCTGATAAC CTCAATGAGGTTTACAAACAGATCCCCGGAGCGCAGAAAGTGCAAAAGACAGCTTTCAG ATTGCAGAGAAATGCGGGAAAAAG GCAGGACTACACCATCATGGACACCGTCCTGTCTGCTCCTCGCAGCAGTTATCCTGACATTGTCAAACTCACAGAGAAAAACGTCCAGTCCGGACACTTCCAGGACCTCAGAGTGGTGCCTGGCTACTACACAGTGGCCACAGACAGAG AGGCCGCGGGAGCCGTTGAGTTCCAGGAAAATGTAGAGTCCGTGGACGTTCACGTGCCGCTCTTCGTCAAAGACGAAGACGACGACAAGAAGCAGCTGCTGGTGGAGGCCGTGGACGTGCCGCTGGGCATCGCCGAGATCGGAAAACGCCTGGtcaacatcaccatcatcaaagaGCATG CCACCAGTGTGTTCTCGTTCCTCCAGCCGGCGTACACGTACAGCCGCCAGGATGGAGTGGCCAACATTCCCATCAGCAGAGAGATCATCGAGGACGGACGCACACAGGTCACGTACCGCTCACGCGACCTCACCGCCAAGGACAAAAAG GACTATATCACTGTGGAAGGAGACTTGACTTATGGTCCTGGTGAGACCCAGAAGTTAGTTCCTGTTCGGCTGCTGGAGCTGAGTGAGAAAGATGGCCTCCTGGAAGACAAACAGGTCAAGCAGTTCGTCATGGACCTCAGTAATCCACGACAGGGTGCCAAACTGGGACGCTATCCCAGGACGACTGTCACTATTGCAGACCAACCAG ATCCCAGTGTGCTGATGTTCAAAAAGGCCACGCAGAACTTCAGCACCTCTGACCCAAACTACATCATCCCCGTGGTTCGTACTCGAAACCCAGACAGCCCTGCTACGGTGAAATGGCGAACGAGGAAGGCGCAGCGCTTTGACATCTCCGGCCCTCTGAAGTTCGGTCCTGGAGAAACGGAGAAGAACATAGTGATCGACCCCAAAGCCTATCCAGGCCCGATCCATCCCGAGACCTTCCAAGTGGAGCTGTTTGAGCCCAGCGGCAACGCCTCTATTGGAGAGAGGAAGACTACCATCATCAACGTCACAGACGGAG CTCCCAAATCTCCTGAGATTTCCCAGCTTCAGAACAAGGGCTTCGTCGTCCCGAAGACCAGCACACCTGGTGGTCTTCTGCTCGCTCCAGGGAACCCTAAAGCTAGAGCAACTGGACCCAGAAACATCCGTCTCAACTGGGAGCCACCACCTGGTAACCCCTTGGGATATAAG GTTAAGTACTGGATCTATGGTGACCCAGAGAAAGACGCTACGGTCTTGGATGTGAAGACGCCTCAAGCCGAGTTGACGGACCTGTATCCGTACTGTGACTACGAGATGCGAGTGTGCGCCTACAATGCAATGGGAGACGGTTACAACACTGACATGATCCCCTGTCAGACCCTGGAGGATG CGCCTGGTGAACCTGGGCGTTTAGCCTTCAACGTCATCAGTCCGACTGTCACTCAGGTCAGCTGGGCCGAGCCGGCCGAGACGAACGGCAACATCACAGCCTACGAAGTCATCTACACGCCCATCAGTGACGATatga AGCCAGTAGGCACCGCCAAGAAAGTAAAGATCGACAACCCCAAGAAACGAATGCTGTTGATTGAGAACCTGCAGAACGGTCAGACCTACCAGTACAAGGTCCGTGCCAAGAACAACGTGGGCTGGGGCCCCTTCAAAGACGCCACCATCAACCTGGCGTCGCAGCCTACCAGACCACTGTCCA TTCCCATCATTCCTGACATCCCTATAGTGGATGCAGAGGCGGGAGATGAGTACGACAGCTTCCTGATGTACAGTAATGAGGTGCTGAAATCTCCCGGTGGCTCCAAGACACCCAGCGTCTCTGGTGATG ATTTCATGATGAACGGGAAGTGGGAGCAGAACTTCCTTTTCCCTGGTGGATCGGCGACGCGCAACCTGTCCGCGTCCTCCTCTCCCATGTCCACCCTGAGCTCCAACTACAGAGGAGCCGGCGGCAGCTCCTTCACCACAGAAACGACCACCACCTACTTGCCCGGACCAG GCGGCACTCGCATGATTGGAGGTGGAGTACAAACAACGGACGTGATCATGAGAAAGCGCTCGGAGAACCGGGGTTACGCCGACGAAAACATCCGCGACTCCATCGTCATGGGAGATTTGCAGAGCAAGTTCCCAGATCTGG GTGGGTTCGGCTACTCTGGGATGCAGAGCAACTCTCAGAGCCAATTCAGCTACAGCCTGTCTCAGGGTTCCAGGGCCAGGACCCCGTCTTCAGATGTCCACGAAGCCTTATATAATCTGGACAGGGTGCTTCATG ATGCCCGACTCTCTCCCGGTGTCCCCGACACCCCCAGCAGACTGGTCTTCTCTGCTCTGGGTCCCACTGCACTCAAAGTCAGCTGGCAGGAGCCGCACTGTGAGAAAGACATCCTTGGCTACTGTGTCCTCTATCAGCTGCTCAACGGAG GTGACATGAAGCGCATCAATATAACCAACCCGGCGGAGAACTCTGTGATCATCCAGGACCTGCTGCCCAACCACTCCTATCTATTTAAGGTGAAGGCTCAGAGCCAGGAGGGCTGGggtccagagagagagggagtcatCACCATTGAGTCTGCCGTCGACCCCAAGAGTCCCCTCAGTCCGATGCCAG GTTCACCGTTTACTCTGAGCACACCCAGCGCTCCAGGCCCCCTGGTCTTCACCGCTTTAAGCCCCGACTCGCTGCAGCTCAGCTGGGAGAAGCCGCGCAAACCCAACGGAGACATCCTAGGCTATGTGGTCACCTGCGAGCAGCTGCACGGTGGAG GCGACGTGCGTTCCTTCCAGGTGAGCGGCAACAGCGCCGAGACCAGCCTCACCGTCCCCAACCTGACGGAGAACGTGCCCTACAAGTTCAAAGTTCAGGCTCGCACCACGCAGGGCTTCGGCCCAGAGAGGGAGGGCATCATCACCATCGAGTCTCAGGATGGAG GTGCCTTGTCTCAGTACAACAACCAATCCATGACCAGAAGAGAAGTTTTCCACATGCCAACAGACATCAGCACGCGGACCAACATCTCCCACACCATGCTCAACGACCCTTTCTACTCAG AGGGGATGATGATGACCACGCAGCACACGGAGACCAGCGGCATGGTGACACGCCAAATCACCAAGGAAGTGGTTCAGAGGGAGGTGCTCGGAGGAACCACCGTCACGAAGAAGATGTTTTACGAGTCATAA